A DNA window from Hordeum vulgare subsp. vulgare chromosome 1H, MorexV3_pseudomolecules_assembly, whole genome shotgun sequence contains the following coding sequences:
- the LOC123443222 gene encoding phospholipase A1-II 7-like: protein MSFLPIPLPIVGDIASRLHGQEKPRGDDTTPPAPARVLGTVASRWRELHGENSWDGLLDPLDPHLRSSIISYGEMVQAAYDGFNTERRSPHCGACFYAYEDLLAGVGVPHHGNNYQVTKFIYATSSLPLPSSFLLLPLPSLPDVWSRESNWMGYVAVATDEGAAKLGRRDIVVAWRGTVQNMEWVNDLDFVPVPAAPVLGSAASQNRLAVVHHGFLSMYTSSNKSSEFTKTSARDQVVKEVKRLVELYKDEEVSITVCGHSLGASIATLNAVDMVSSGINKPEGATKSFPVTAIVFASPHVGCRFFRSAFHSFPDLKALHVQNVGDVVPLYPPLGYVDVAVQLTITTIRSPYLRVPATVGTLHNLECYLHGVAGEQGSAGGFKLEVDRDIALVNKGADALADEHPVPASWWVPKHKFMVKGGDGRWTLQDFKHI, encoded by the exons ATGTCGTTCCTCCCGATCCCACTGCCAATCGTTGGAGACATAGCCAGCAGGCTGCATGGCCAAGAGAAACCCCGTGGCGACGACACgacgccgccggcgccggcgcgcgTCCTCGGAACCGTGGCCAGCAGGTGGCGCGAGCTCCACGGCGAGAACTCGTGGGATGGGCTCCTGGACCCTCTGGACCCGCACCTCCGCTCCAGCATCATCTCCTACGGCGAGATGGTGCAGGCCGCCTACGACGGGTTCAACACCGAGAGGCGCTCCCCGCACTGCGGCGCGTGCTTCTACGCCTACGAGGACCTGCTCGCCGGCGTCGGGGTGCCCCACCACGGCAACAACTACCAGGTCACCAAGTTCATCTACGCCACCTCGTCGCTGCCGCTCCCCAGCTCGTTCCTGCTGCTGCCGCTGCCGTCGCTGCCGGACGTCTGGAGCCGGGAGTCCAACTGGATGGGGTACGTGGCCGTGGCCACGGACGAGGGCGCCGCCAAGCTCGGGAGGCGCGACATCGTCGTGGCGTGGCGCGGCACCGTCCAGAACATGGAGTGGGTCAACGACCTCGACTTCGTTCCCGTGCCCGCCGCGCCCGTGCTGGGCTCCGCGGCCAGCCAGAACCGCCTCGCCGTCGTGCACCATGGGTTCCTCTCCATGTACACGTCAAGCAACAAGAGCTCCGAGTTCACCAAGACCAGCGCCAGAGATCAG GTCGTCAAGGAGGTGAAGAGGCTGGTGGAGCTGTACAAGGACGAGGAGGTCAGCATCACCGTGTGCGGCCACAGCCTCGGCGCGTCGATCGCCACCCTGAACGCCGTTGACATGGTGTCTAGCGGCATCAACAAGCCCGAAGGCGCCACCAAATCCTTCCCCGTGACAGCCATCGTGTTCGCGAGCCCCCACGTCGGGTGCCGCTTCTTCAGGTCGGCGTTCCACTCGTTTCCAGACCTCAAGGCGCTGCATGTGCAGAACGTTGGCGACGTCGTGCCCCTGTACCCACCTCTGGGGTACGTGGACGTGGCCGTGCAGCTGACCATAACGACAATCCGGTCGCCGTACCTGCGTGTGCCGGCCACGGTGGGGACGCTCCACAACCTCGAGTGCTACCTGCACGGGGTGGCCGGGGAGCAGGGCAGTGCCGGAGGGTTCAAGCTCgaggtggaccgtgacatagCGCTGGTGAACAAGGGTGCCGATGCGCTCGCGGACGAGCACCCGGTGCCGGCGAGCTGGTGGGTgccgaagcacaagttcatggtcaaGGGGGGAGATGGGCGATGGACGCTCCAGGACTTCAAGCACATCTAA